CCAACCGCCGTGATGACCGGATCCCTCAGGTTTCGTGCGATATGAACCCAAGCCAGCCGGCTTTTCGCAAGGAGCACGTTCTCGTCGCCGACGATGACGAAGCCGTTGGCACGCCCGTGAGCGACTTAATCAAGCCCGCCCGGCTTCGTCTGACCGGCACCGAAAGCCATGAAGTCTGACTTCCCTGACGACGCTTCCCTCGCTCGCTGGCGCGAGCGTATTTTAACGGCCACCGGCTTTGCCGCCGAACGCATTCTCAACAGTAACCTCGAGGCAGATGCATTCACCGACGCCCTCCGTATTCTTGGCGAAAGCGTCGAGGTGGACCGCGCCTACGTCTTCCGCTTTCACCCCGGGGAAATTGAAGGCGAAACCCTTTGTTCCCAACTCCACGAATGGTGCCGCCCCGGCGTCATCTCACAGATCGACAACCCCGAACTGCAGAATTTCTGCTTCGCCGACGTCGGCTGCCGACGTTGGTTTGAAGAACTCGCCGCCAACCACGCCATCAGCGGCAACGTCTGCGATTTCCCGTTCGAGGAACAGCCACTTCTGCTGGCGCAGACCATCTGCTCGCTCGCCGTCATGCCCATATTCACGCACGGCGCGGTGTGGGGATTCATCGGCTTCGATCACTGCGAACGCAAAAACGTCTGGACCGAGGACACTCTCGGTTGCCTGCGGGTCGCCGCCCGGGTTTTCGGCGCCGCCTTCGAACGGTGTAACTACAAACGTCAAAGTGACGAGCTCGCCGCTGAATACCGCCTGCTGCTCGAAGATGTAAGCGAGGTGGTTTTCCGCGTGGATGCCTCGGGATACATCACGCGACTGAGTCCGGCCTGGGCGGGTTTCACCGGCCACGACCCCGCAGCCTGTCTGGCCCGCCCGATGACCGACTTCCTTCATCCTGACCTGAAATGCAGATGGGTAAAAAACGCGGATGAACTCATCCGGGGCGTGAAAACAGTGTGTCAGGACGAGCTTTGTTTCCTGCACGCCGACGGCACGTCACGCTGGGCGCTGGGGCGCGCGGGCATACGACGCGACAACACGGGAGCCACACTCGGCTTCGCAGGCACCTTCGTCGACATCACCGCCATGAAAGCCACCGAGGCCGCGCTGATCGAGGCGCACGCCGCGGCCGAATCCGCCAACCAGGCCAAGAGCGATTTCATCGCCACCATGAGCCATGAGTTGCGCACCCCGCTCAACGCCGTGCTCGGTCTCAGCGAGTCTCTGCTGGAGTCGGGTCCTTCCTTCGATCCGGAAAAAATCCGTCGCTACATGGAGCTGATCAATCGCGGCGGGCGACAGCTCCTCGCGCTCATCAACGACATCCTTGACCTAGCCAGTCTGGACTCGGGCCGCAGCCTGCCCGTCATGACGGCGATTCACGCCGATTCCCTGTGTGACGCCGTGGTCGTGGCGCTGGCCTTGTCGGCTCGTGAAAACAAACTGGATCTGCGAATCGAGGCCCCCGCGGACCTTATCTTTTACGGAGATCGCGGTCTGCTGATGCAGGCCCTTCACAACCTCATTCACAATGCCATCAAGTTCACCCTGCCCGGCGGTCGCATCGTGGTCGCCGCCTGCGTCCGTCCCGGTGGCATCATGATCTCCGTGAAGGATACCGGAGCAGGTATTCCCGCCGATAAATTCGACCGGCTCTTCAAACCGTTTTCCCAAGTCGGCGCCTCCCTCTCCCGCCGGTTTTCAGGAACCGGCCTCGGTCTCGTGCTCGTCGAACGCATCGCCCGGCTCCACCGCGGGCACGTCAGTGTAGAAAGCACCGTGGGGAAAGGCAGCACGTTCACCCTCGATCTCCCGTCCGCTTCACCCCCGCAGCCCGCCCCTCCGTTCCAGCCATGACCAAGA
This portion of the Rariglobus hedericola genome encodes:
- a CDS encoding ATP-binding protein, producing the protein MKSDFPDDASLARWRERILTATGFAAERILNSNLEADAFTDALRILGESVEVDRAYVFRFHPGEIEGETLCSQLHEWCRPGVISQIDNPELQNFCFADVGCRRWFEELAANHAISGNVCDFPFEEQPLLLAQTICSLAVMPIFTHGAVWGFIGFDHCERKNVWTEDTLGCLRVAARVFGAAFERCNYKRQSDELAAEYRLLLEDVSEVVFRVDASGYITRLSPAWAGFTGHDPAACLARPMTDFLHPDLKCRWVKNADELIRGVKTVCQDELCFLHADGTSRWALGRAGIRRDNTGATLGFAGTFVDITAMKATEAALIEAHAAAESANQAKSDFIATMSHELRTPLNAVLGLSESLLESGPSFDPEKIRRYMELINRGGRQLLALINDILDLASLDSGRSLPVMTAIHADSLCDAVVVALALSARENKLDLRIEAPADLIFYGDRGLLMQALHNLIHNAIKFTLPGGRIVVAACVRPGGIMISVKDTGAGIPADKFDRLFKPFSQVGASLSRRFSGTGLGLVLVERIARLHRGHVSVESTVGKGSTFTLDLPSASPPQPAPPFQP